GTAGGTACGGTTCCCAGGGTTCTCCGCGGACTGTTCTCCGGGGTCCCTACAGCACGGCGGCGGCGGTGAGCAGTCCGAACGCGAGGGTGATCAGGGCCGTACGCACGCGGTGGAAGCCGTTCCAGCGCTTCTCGAAGGCGGCCCGGGCCGCCGCGGGCTCGTCCTGCGAGGCGGCGAGGGCCGTGTTGAGCGGGACGTTCCCGCCGATGGTCACCAGGTGGTTGAGGGCCGCGCAGACCAGCCCCGCGAGGACGAGCCACTTCTGCGCGTCCGTCCGCCCGTCCTGGGGGACGAAGAACGCGGCGGCGGGGAAGGCGATCACGCCGAGGAAGACCGTGAGGAACACGGCCCTCGGCACGTACTCGTTGA
The DNA window shown above is from Streptomyces vietnamensis and carries:
- a CDS encoding DUF1772 domain-containing protein, with the protein product MATLLLALAVGSTGLYAGFLLIFQTGIMPALARLTDPEFVTVMRRINEYVPRAVFLTVFLGVIAFPAAAFFVPQDGRTDAQKWLVLAGLVCAALNHLVTIGGNVPLNTALAASQDEPAAARAAFEKRWNGFHRVRTALITLAFGLLTAAAVL